In Apium graveolens cultivar Ventura chromosome 10, ASM990537v1, whole genome shotgun sequence, the following are encoded in one genomic region:
- the LOC141692053 gene encoding uncharacterized protein LOC141692053, producing MDLLRGRGGGGDSGSNLGERVFREGQGTTNVYFRVGSLNVGSLTEKFLELVDMLKKRKIYVVCIQETKWKRDITKEANDFKFWSSGVGNTRNGVGIMINSLMKENLVEVNRVSDRIMKLKLVVNEEVINIVSVYAPHVGLSEFAKKNFWDCLDEIVRLIPSDQFLYIGGDFMDILVNSLMDM from the coding sequence ATGGATTTGTTAAGAGGTAGGGGTGGTGGTGGTGATAGTGGTAGTAATTTAGGGGAAAGAGTTTTTCGGGAGGGTCAAGGGACAACCAATGTCTACTTTCGAGTAGGTTCGCTGAACGTAGGTTCTCTCACTGAGAAATTTTTAGAGCTTGTTGATATGTTAAAGAAAAGAAAGATATATGTGGTTTGCATTCAAGAAACTAAGTGGAAACGTGATATCACTAAGGAGGCTAACGACTTTAAATTTTGGTCTTCAGGGGTTGGGAATACAAGAAATGGTGTGGGTATTATGATAAATTCGCTCATGAAAGAGAATTTAGTAGAAGTGAATAGAGTCAGTGATAGAATTATGAAACTTAAACTAGTAGTTAATGAAGAGGTTATTAATATTGTAAGTGTGTATGCACCTCATGTTGGCTTGAGTGAGTTCGCCAAAAAGAATTTCTGGGATTGTTTAGATGAAATAGTTAGGTTGATACCTAGTGATCAGTTTTTATATATAGGAGGTGACTTTATGGACATATTGGTGAACAGTCTGATGGATATGTAG